TCGTCGTCGCTCTCGCGGGTGGTCGGCAGGTAGTGGTCGGGCCGCACCCGGCGGTCGTGCCACAGCCCGCCGCCCGGCGGGTGCGGGTCGACGGCAGCCAGCCACACCGTGGTGTCGGCGCCCTGCGCGACGTCGCGCAGGATCGGCCCGGTCACCTTGTGGAAGCCGGGCAGCGAGTCGACGACGCCCGGGGTGTCGGCCCAGCCGGGGTGGGTGGCGTAGACGGAGACGCCGCGGGAGCGCCAGCGGTCGGCCAGGACCGGCAGCAGCGAGACCTGGGTGCGCTTGCTGCGCGCGTACGCCGTCGCCGGCTTGTACGACGACTGCGTGTACTCGGGGTCCGAGACCGGCAGCGACTGGGTGTACATGCCGCCCGAGGTCACCATCACGACCCGGCCGTCGCCGGCCGACAGCTGGTCGAGCAGCAGCTCGGTCATGAGCAGCGGGCCGAGGACGTGGATCGCCATCGTCATCTCGTGGCCCTGACGCGACTCCGTGCGCTCCGGCGGCATCGCGCCGGCGTTGTGCACGATTGCGGAGATCGCCGGGACGGCCGCGCCGATCTCGGCGGCGAAGCGGCGTACGTCGTCGAGGTCGGAGACGTCGCACTGCCACAGCTCGAAGGTGGCGGACGGGACGGCGCGGCGCAGCTCGCCGCGTGCCTTCTCGCCCTTCTCGAGGTTGCGCACGACCAGGTGCACCCGGGCACCGAGACGAGCCAGGCCGTCGGCCGTGGCGATGCCGAGGCCGGAGGAGGCCCCGGTGACCACGACGTCCTTGCCGGCCAGGGCGCCGGGGGCCGGGTCCTGCGGCCACGACGACGTACGACGACGCAGGGCGTAGCCGATCTTGGAGTAGCCGAGGACGACCGAGCGGTCCAGGACGGTGTCGAGCAGGTTCACGAGCGCGTCACTTCCCCAGCTTGTCGAGGTTGTCCTGCAGGCCCTTCTCGGCCTCGTCACCGAGCTTCTTGAACGCGATGGCGAGCACCGGGGACAGCACGGGGGCGACCTTGCCGAACAGGCCCTTGAACTCGAAGGCGGCGTTGTAGGTGACGCGCGTG
This DNA window, taken from Nocardioides sp. HDW12B, encodes the following:
- a CDS encoding SDR family NAD(P)-dependent oxidoreductase is translated as MNLLDTVLDRSVVLGYSKIGYALRRRTSSWPQDPAPGALAGKDVVVTGASSGLGIATADGLARLGARVHLVVRNLEKGEKARGELRRAVPSATFELWQCDVSDLDDVRRFAAEIGAAVPAISAIVHNAGAMPPERTESRQGHEMTMAIHVLGPLLMTELLLDQLSAGDGRVVMVTSGGMYTQSLPVSDPEYTQSSYKPATAYARSKRTQVSLLPVLADRWRSRGVSVYATHPGWADTPGVVDSLPGFHKVTGPILRDVAQGADTTVWLAAVDPHPPGGGLWHDRRVRPDHYLPTTRESDDERQSIWSWARQAAQLPR